The genomic DNA aaattttgatcataaatttaactaacaaaatgttcaCGCATATCATCAAAAATTATATCTTTGAAAACTATGTTTAAATATGAATCCAACGATATATTTTTTGTTGACAACTTGACATACactaacattttgttagttaaattttTGATCAAAATTTAGCACCAATTACAAAGGAGACTAATAAATAAGGACGAAGGTAGTACGGCGTTAAGTGCGCATAGGAGTTGAGGCACATGATGGGATGTGGCACTGATGGGACCCACACCCACTATGATTAGTCGGTCAAGCCTGAGACAAGTTTGGTCTGATGCTCATATGTATGCACATACACTCACCTTTATGAACCCAATGCACACACTTTACCCTATAAACATCTCCAAGAGACTAGGTCAGCACATCATCTTAAAATTGATAAAGTCACTACAAACGCCTTCGCATTCGACGGAAACATCTCCTTTGAAGTCGGAAGACCTGAAATAAATCCAACAAAATGCAAGCATTAGTGTCAAATTTAGCTAAACCTTCATGAGTTGACCACTATCCTCCTAATCATCTCGCTTGAAAAATTTATAATCATCTTGCTTGAAAAAACTATGTTGATGTGATGCCCAAAGTGTAATATTTCACGTCGAATCTTTTATCTCCCGCTATTGGGGATCCTTTTTGCGCCAGTGGCCAGCCACAAAATGATGGCATGAACACAAGTGAAAGTTCGCACTTGCCAAAAGGATCTAGCTTCATACAGGTTCTTCCGCAGTCAATGTGCACTTCAATTCAGCACCGCACGAGGTAATCGTCAGCAAACATCAGGAAAAACCCAATGGAACGTACAAAGCTGAAAAGTGCACTCGTGGAACTTGGAAGTTAGCAAATGTTGTTAACAGAACTCACATCTTCAGATACATCGTCATCTAACGATTCCTGATACCACATAATCGGTTATAGCAAGACACATTTGCAATATACTGCTTAAAAGGCACAATCCAAAATTAGGCACCCGAATTATCTGCATCCTGTAGTATGGTATGGATTTCACTCCTTTATCCTCGGTCTCGATTGCGACTTTCTAGACAGAGACAGGCCCTGATGGTCGTGAAGCTCACTTTGTGGATGCTGGTAGATGCTCATCACTTCTTTGCCTGCCTTCTTGCAACTCCAAGTAAGAGGGCCTTCCCTACAATTCCGGTGTTAAGCACGCAAGCGGCAGCCACCGCGCCACCGACCACCACCCACTTCCAGTCGAAACCATGTTGGACTGCCCTGGAGTTGTCGTCCTCTGTACTGGCTTGTTCTGTGCTGAAGGGCCCTTGATCCAAGGAGCCATCTGAACCAGCAATGCATGTCTTGGTGGTCACCCGAGCCATGATGGCACTGCGTGACAGGATGTTTTCTGATTTTCTCATTAGCTGATATGCTCTAAAGCCGGACTGCAGCTTTTTAACAGCACCCCACATGCCGTGGCGGACACCAACTTTAGCAACATCCTTGGGTATGCCCATATCCTCGTAGTGAAACAGAGTTACTTCACATGCCATGGGTTGCTGGCCATCTTTTTTGGGCGATTGAACTGCAGTTTTGCACAGAGAAAAGGAACCGAGTGTCAAAAAGGTCCGAACAATTGGATAGCTATACCTGGAATGTTCAGAACAAATCCAATCGAAGGGAATACTGGCAGTAAGAAAAAGAATTACCAGGTCTAATACGCCAACTCGAGAAGTACAATTCCACACGCCTCGGTTTTTCCTTCTTAGGCAAAGATGGATAAGGAATTCCCTGCAAATGTAAGTTGCACAGGGCTATCAAGTCGAACAGAGTATATGCTCTTACATAGCACACCAGTGAAAAAATTCCATGTACTGTATGCCTCAATATTAAGGCTGGCCATGCAAGCATGTCAAACAATGAGGCACCTAATTCTCTGGGCTGAGATCCCAAGTGTGATTAAGCAGCAAGCTAACTAACAATAAGGTTGAAAGGTTGTTACTGTGTGGGTTTGCTTTCGCTCACATCAGTTGCTCTAGTCAACTACTTTCAGAAAGAAGAGCATTCTTTGCAAGCATGCCACACAACATTGCCAGGAAAAACAGTGTGAAATATAAGCCGGTCTTTTTTCTTTAAAGAAGGTCTGAAACAAACTGCCGAAAAAGTGGAGCAATAGAGATACTCATAAGCAGGTCTATCTTCTCCTAGACCTAGAATACTCGGAAGAAATTGTAATTGTCCAAACAGTTCAGTTACAAAAGATATCATTAGTACAACATCAACCAAAGTCAGGCTAGCACCTAGCATATCACAAAAATGGCTTAATATGAAAATAATTCAAATATTAGTACCAACAGCACTAGATGAGTACTGCGTTATGGCTGCAGGCAATTCAGTGAAACAGACAACATAACAAAATGTTGATCCTTGAGAAAGGGAAAAGCTGGATCTAGGTTGACACAGAAGTGATGAGCGATATCCTGCCTTAATAGGAAATATAACTACTGATGTTAACAAGGTGCAGCGTGCTTGACCTAGGGGTAATTTGAGAATGGATGACCGACCAGGAAATTCTTCCTGGGTACGCATGAAACATTAGTTTTGGTCTGTGGGGGGCAATCTAGATCACGCCAGGCGTAACGGCTGGGAACTGGTGGTTGTGGCCGGGTCGCTACCAAATGATATCAGAGCCAACCCTTGTGGTCACACGGCCGTGTGTGGCTCTAGGGCGCGGGCATGTGGTGCATGGCGTGTGTGGCCCGTCATGGCACATGTGCCGGCACTGGACGGATTGACGTGTGCCAAGAGGAAGGTTCCTACTGAGCCGACGAGAACGTTGGTTCcttgagtgggggtgtatgtgacaTCCTGCTTAATAGGAATGATAGACTACTCAGTGCCAGAAGCATTAGTCAAAGAACCTGCAGCACCCATCGAAGAACCTGAAGCAGCAAGCAGACGTTTAAGTCTCACAATATCCTGCTCAGTCAAGGCAATGGTTGAGGATTTCGAAGTAGAAGCACGAGTCCCATAAGAACATGTGCACCCCTTGTTGCGCATGTGCCGCTTCTTCGTGAAGCAATCAGACTCAGGGTGACCATCCTTGTTGCAGTAGCTGCAGTGAGTACGAGAGCGACCCTCACCACCAGGAGTGGGTAGGGGCGGCGGAGCACCAGAGCAGGTGCAGCAAACGCGTAGCTGAATCGCGTGCAGTGAGCACAGAGGGAACCTCAAGTAAACCAGCACCACGTAGGCAAGTCTCCTCAGCACCACTCTGAAAGCGCCTCCATAAGAGAAACATGACCACGAGCTAAAAGTTGACTGTACTGAGGCTTAAGAACCCATAGACGCGCTGAAACTTCAAGTCTGACCGCACAGCCTGATAACACTCAACACTGGCAGGTACCACAACCGGCAGTACGGAGAGTGACAAGCTGGCGCCAAATAGCAGAACTCTCTGCGTAGAAATCATCAACAGTGGAGTCACCTTGCTGACGAGCATCACCAAATGACTGATAGCAGTGTCAAAAATGGGTCCACATTACCTCAAAGACAATAGTGAGCCCATAAATTCAGAGGCAAACTGAGATAGGACACTGGCACTGAGAACAACCGCAGCACGAGCATCATCATCAAACCACTGAGTGTAGACAGAGCTCATCACGATACATGTCAAGGGCCACCTGGTAGTTCAAGGCTTGTTGCTCATAAGCAGTAACCGCAACATCATCAGCAACCTTGGCAGCATCCCTATCAGCCTAGGAAGCATCCGAGGCAAGAACTGGTggcgtcggtggagtaggagCCACAAGAGGGACAAAGCGCTGCGGACAGAGAATCTTGCTAGAAAGAACGCTCCATAGACGAAGGCCACACATATGAATGCGCATAAAGGCAAAGAACTCGGTGTAGTTAGTATCATCAAAAATCACCGGGCGATGAGGGATTGCGACATAGCCCGATGACGAAGACATTGTACCTTTTTTTACCGATCTAGTTCACGGGTGAGGCCAGCAACTCGATTCAATGGGATCAAACCATAGGGCCGGCTGGGCGCTGAACCAGGAGGCGGCACAGCGTCGAAACTCGGACAGGCGAGCCGACGGGCACGGGGTAGGCAAAGCAAGCCAGCGGGCAAGGCAGAGTTCGGGTGGCGGAGCGGAGTGAGCCGGCATGGAGTAGAGGCGGCGAGGCAGAGGATCGGGTGGCAAGCAGGCAGCCAAGGGGGCAGCGGCCAGGAGGGCTGCAGAGGGCAGGCGGCGGGCAGAGGCGCGAGTGGGTGGCGGAGGGCAGGAACAACGGAATGAGATCAAGCAGCTGCGTGGATTGGAGATGGTGGGGTGGGGCAGCAGCAGTCGGAGGTACAGTGGCGACGGAGGAAGAAGGAGCAGCAGCGGCCGGAAAGATGACGGCGGCCACGCGTGGACCTGAGCACGAGTAAAAAATTAACCTAGGgctctaataccatgttaggaaatatgcaacttgtatttCCTAGCGGGCTAAGggccagtatatatatacacacatgtacaGGTGGTAAGTATGcaggaaccccccccccccccccaccccccccgcACGTACAACAGGGAGAatatacaagctatacatggatAATATAACTCTTAACATATCCTTGGGCTAGAAAAACATTTTAAGACTAGTGGATAAATCTGCTCAACCGGTTTGTCATTCTTCCGTAACACGCGGTAACACTAAGTCAAACACAAGGAAATAATAGATACACGCTGGAGAAATAGTTAGGGAGAGTAAATGATAAATACCATGGCGCGCATATGTGACAGGATTAATAGTATTATGTTGCATTTTCTTTTTGAATACATGGCATGCATACATGTTAGGATTAATTGATTGAGCGGTTTATTATAGCCAATGACAGAAAAAATACAATTCATGGGCACTATTGTCACATTAATCGCCTATATCATTTTTTTACCTTGCAATCACCTAAGAAAAGATTTATTTTCTCTGATCAATATTTTTAGGCCagagagtgtttagatcactaaagtagtgatctaaacgcacttatatttctttacggagggagtaccaaATAACCATGCAACAAGATTTTCAGTTCAAAAGATAAAAAGGAAATTAGACGTGCCAAACTCATTCATCATGCTACAAATGTAACCACGTCACAAGATAGGTTTGTTACCCAAACATGAATGTTCTTCAATTGTTGTCATGTTAAAGTATTTGTAACATCATTTCTTCACAAACAATCAATTGGTAAGAATATATGGGAATACAATTTTCATATATCAATTGGTATTTCACAAATTTATTGCTTACTTCTATTCTAAATATTGAAACATAAAAGACACTAATACCTATTTAAGAGTCATGGGTGACCGAGATAATATGTCACCATGTTTTATGTAGACCCGTGGATAAAAAGGTATAGTTCAAAATTGTTTGAGAACGTCTTACAATTTCTCATCGACAAAAGAATTTTTGCAGATACCTTCGTAACACAATAGTAAGCCTTCCCCGACTCCCAGATACGACGCCCAAAAATGTATTCACGGTCACTGCAGAAGAAAGGGAACTGGAAAACAAATATGTTGGAATTATGAAATTAAACAATGAAAGTAAAGGAATTACAACTAATCAAACCTTTTTAATCCAGTGAATAATTGTGGTTCCATTCAGAGGGAACTCATCCAAAATTTTGAAGCACACAAGCATGGGGTCCCACTTTAGACGAAAATCATCATCCCAGAAGAAATCTCTAACCAGTTCAGGAGTAGCATCCTCGAAAATGGTCTGGCTACAATGCATTATAGGTCCCACCTAAAAAAACATGAACAAATTAGAGCGCTGCACATGAAAAATTAAATGATAAGATGTCAGATGCTTGGGAATTAGGAGCGTTGGGAGTTGATCGTAGGTTGTAGCTGTGCTCTACGGGAGGACGAGGCTTGAAGCCTCGTCGCCCCGTGGCAGGGAAGAGGAGAGGCGCACAAGGCGCAGGGTAACCAAGTTGTGTTTTTTTTGCTTGATTCGTTCCTCCACAGGGAGGCAATATAAATAGTCAAGTCACATGACGACTCCTAGTAGAAACAGAAACAGACTCCTACTTGTTTTAGGAACAGTAGGGAAAACCTTCTTTGGGACAAAAAACCCTTCCGTTTCCAAACCTGATACTAATTGATACTAATTTGGACACCCCCTGTCCGCTGGCCTCCTCTCTCGGGTTGTACGTCTCCTATACGTACGCCCCCACATGACATAAGATGTTGACAGTTTAGCCATGATATATATTCTCTGCATGTTCCTACAGTTTCTCGATCAAGTAACTTCAGAAAAAAAAATATCGAAATCTAACGAAACACGTAGCAGATGGATAAAGGTATACTAGCAAGTCAATGACATGATAAAAAAAGGGCAGCCCGGTGCACgtagctcccgcttgcgcagggTCCGGCCACTTTGGATCTATAGTACGCAGCCTTTCCCTTTGGGAAAACCTTCTTTGGGACAAAAAACCCTTCCGTTTCCAAACCTGATACTAATTGATACTAATTTGGACACCCCCTGTCCGCTGGCCTCCTCTCTCTGGTTGTACGTCTCCTATACGTACGCCCCCACATGATATCTCCCCCTCCATTCTGaaacagctcgtcctcgagctggAAGCTTGGATAGCGTTCTTTGAAGGCTGGAACATCCTCCCATGAAGCATCAGACGCCGGTTGGCCCTCCCAATGGATGAGAACCTGTTGCATACCCCTGAACAGTCGTGCACGCAGCGCCTTGGAAGGTGTTGGCTGAACACGGCCTTGGAAGATGGCTGGCAGCACCGGTGGAGCATCTGGAGGAGGGCCTTGGTATTTCTTCAGAACACCCACATGGAAAACATCATGGATGCGGGCGCGGGGTGGAAGCTCCAAACGGTAGGCAACAGAATCAATTTTGGCGAGGACTTTGTAGGGACCAAAGTACTTAGGTGCGAGCTTTCCCTTGGCAGCAGATCCAAGGAACGCTGCTGGGCGGCGCTGCAAACGCAACCAAGCCCATTCGCCGACCTCAAATGAAAGTTCCCGATGCTTGCCATCATAGTAATGCTTGTAATGTTGCACAGCCTGAAGGAGACGGTCACGAACATCGATAAGGAACTGGCCGCGGTCTGCAATGTTGCGCTCAACAGCCTGATTACGCAGCTCACCCGGAGAGTATGCACGGAGGGAAGGCGGATCACGACCATACACCACATGAAACGGCGTATCCTTGAGAGCGGTGTGGTAAGATGTGTTGTAGCAGTACTCCGCCCATGGCAGCCACTGAAGCCACTGTCGGGGCCGATCACCAGTGAGGCAGCGTAAGCGATCAGAAACGATGGAGGCTGGTACGCCATGCAGACGAACAATGTCAGCAAAGAAGGCTTTGGCCACCGTCTCAGCTGTGTACGGATGCGCTAACGGAATGAAATGTGCATATTTGGAAAAACGATCCACAACGGTAAGAATGACACACTTGCCGCCCACTTTTGGTAATCCCTCAATGAAGTCCATGGCAATGTCCTCCCAAATCCGAGATGGTACTGTCAAGGGCTGAAGCAAGCCTGCTGGATGGAGCTGCTCGGTCTTGTTACGCTGACAAACTAGGCAGTTGCGGATGTAGTCCTGAATAGCTGTCCGGGCCTGTGGTAGATGGAAGTCACGACGAAGACGGTGTAGCGATTTCTGAATACCCTCATGGCCGGTATCATGGGATGCTGCGAGTATATCTGCCACAAGTGGTGAGGAAGGTGGAACATAGGCACAACGCTCAAAAGTGACAATGCCATCGATGAGTGCCCATGGGGGTCCCAGCTCGCCGTTCTCTAGTTGTTCGCGGAATGCCATGAGAGCTGGGTCAGTGTGTGCAGCCCGACGAAGTTCCTCAAATAGATCAAAGGAAGGACCGCTTATGGCGCACACACGGGCATCAGAAGTGTCGCGCCGCGACAGTGCGTCAGCCACAATATTCTGCCGGCCAGGCTTGTACTCCACTGTAAAATCAAAGCCCAGGAGCTTGCCAACCCAATGATGTTGTGGGATAGTCGCGAGGCGCTGGTCCAGAAGGAACTTGAGGCTGTagtgatcggttttgacaacgaAGGCACGACCCCAGAGATATGGCCGCCAATGGCGCACAGCTTGTACGAGACCAATGAGCTCGCGCTCGTATGCAGCAAAGGAGACATGACGAAGAGCAATAGGCCGACTGAAGTAAGCAATGGGTCCCGCACCTTGGTGTAACACTACGCCGAATCCCGAACCAGAGGCATCACATTCCACAATGAATGGCACGGTGAAATCCGGAAGTTGAAGCACTGGTGCTGTAGTCAGGGCAGTCTTCAATCTTGTAAAAGCATGTGTTGCCTCCTCAGACCAAAGAAATCCATCCTTTTTGAGCAACGCTGTGAGGGGTGCTGCAATAATGCCAAAATCGCGGATGAACTTCCGATAGTAGCCGGCCAACCCCAAAAAACCGCGGACCACACGAACTGTGCGCGGCACCGGCCAATCAACAACAGCCATAACCTTTTGATTGTCCATGGCGACACCGTCGATGGAGATGACGTGACCGAGGTACGTAACCGACTCCTCCCCAAAAGAGCACTTGGAGCGCTTGAGAAATAACTGGTGCTGGCGCATGAGCTCCAAAACGACTCGCACATGTCGAACATGCTCCGACCATGAAGCGCTGtacaccaaaatatcatcaaaaaATACTAACACAAATTTGCGTAAATGGGGTCGAAGTACGTCGTTCATCAAAGCCTGGAAGGTTGCCGGCGCATTTGTGAGTCCAAAAGGCATGACGAGGAACTCAAACAGGCCCTCGTGTGTCCGGATCGCTGTTTTGTGGATATCCTCAATATGCATGCGCACCTGGTGATAACCAGATCGCAAGTCCAGCTTTGTGAAGAAGCGGGCGCCCTTTAGCTCGT from Triticum urartu cultivar G1812 unplaced genomic scaffold, Tu2.1 TuUngrouped_contig_6674, whole genome shotgun sequence includes the following:
- the LOC125530942 gene encoding uncharacterized protein LOC125530942; this encodes RGVPAGWRAGRLLLACTALSAFSVAPQLLSSAFRRHGKYQRKDPSNDDTDACGDSGACANGRSIFEVKHGIVTEKDLDHLVQLLDNKESGHTTWQHLMERTTSNMTYKAWRHEPEVGPIMHCSQTIFEDATPELVRDFFWDDDFRLKWDPMLVCFKILDEFPLNGTTIIHWIKKFPFFCSDREYIFGRRIWESGKAYYCVTKGIPYPSLPKKEKPRRVELYFSSWRIRPVQSPKKDGQQPMACEVTLFHYEDMGIPKDVAKVGVRHGMWGAVKKLQSGFRAYQLMRKSENILSRSAIMARVTTKTCIAGSDGSLDQGPFSTEQASTEDDNSRAVQHGFDWKWVVVGGAVAAACVLNTGIVGKALLLGVARRQAKK